Proteins encoded together in one Synechococcus sp. A15-62 window:
- the tgt gene encoding tRNA guanosine(34) transglycosylase Tgt — protein MFGFEINAHCANTSARCGTFETPHGPVHTPRFMPVGTLATVKGISTEQLGRTGAQMVLSNTYHLHLQPGEEIVAAAGGLHRFMGWNGPMLTDSGGFQVFSLGDLNKIDDRGVVFRNPRDGRTIDMTPEHATQIQIALGADVAMAFDQCPPYPATENDVIDACRRTHAWLERCVTAHTREDQALFGIVQGGCFPHLRRESAMAVASFDLPGIAVGGVSVGEPAEEMHRIVRDVTPLLPSHKPRYLMGIGTLREMAIAVANGIDLFDCVLPTRLGRHGTALVGGERWNLRNARFRHDHTPLDPSCSCVACTGHTRAYLHHLIRSEELLGLTLLSIHNITHLVRFTSAMAQAIRDGCFSEDFAPWEPDSPAHHTW, from the coding sequence GTGTTCGGCTTCGAGATCAACGCGCATTGCGCCAACACATCAGCACGGTGCGGCACCTTTGAGACCCCGCATGGGCCGGTGCACACACCACGCTTCATGCCGGTGGGAACCCTGGCCACCGTCAAGGGCATCAGCACGGAGCAGCTGGGGCGCACTGGAGCCCAGATGGTCCTCTCGAACACCTACCACCTGCACTTGCAACCGGGGGAGGAGATCGTGGCGGCGGCCGGTGGCCTGCACCGGTTTATGGGCTGGAACGGCCCGATGCTCACCGACTCCGGCGGCTTTCAGGTGTTCAGCCTGGGAGACCTGAACAAGATCGATGACCGTGGGGTGGTGTTCCGAAACCCCCGCGATGGACGCACCATCGACATGACCCCGGAACATGCCACCCAAATCCAGATCGCCCTCGGGGCGGATGTGGCCATGGCCTTCGACCAGTGCCCGCCCTATCCGGCGACGGAGAACGACGTCATCGATGCCTGTCGCCGCACGCATGCCTGGCTCGAGCGCTGCGTCACAGCCCACACCCGCGAGGATCAGGCGCTGTTCGGCATCGTTCAGGGCGGCTGTTTCCCCCATCTGCGGCGGGAGAGTGCCATGGCCGTCGCCTCCTTTGATCTTCCGGGCATTGCCGTCGGTGGCGTCAGCGTTGGTGAGCCCGCTGAGGAGATGCATCGCATCGTGCGGGACGTCACGCCCCTGCTTCCTTCACACAAACCGCGCTACCTGATGGGTATCGGCACCCTGCGCGAGATGGCCATCGCCGTGGCCAACGGGATCGACCTGTTCGACTGCGTCTTGCCCACCCGACTCGGCCGTCATGGCACCGCCCTGGTGGGCGGTGAACGTTGGAACCTGCGCAATGCACGCTTCCGCCACGACCACACTCCCCTGGATCCGAGCTGCTCCTGCGTGGCCTGCACCGGTCACACCCGGGCCTACCTGCATCACCTGATTCGCAGCGAGGAGCTTCTGGGCCTCACCTTGTTGAGCATTCACAACATCACCCATCTGGTGCGTTTCACCTCGGCCATGGCACAAGCGATTCGCGACGGCTGTTTTTCAGAGGATTTCGCTCCCTGGGAGCCGGACTCGCCAGCCCATCACACGTGGTAG
- a CDS encoding sensor histidine kinase KdpD has product MQLTDRFFDFTDQQLADLTAKEGIQHLGLYVSAPPNQQGPPLLLIRQWSANERSLPPADADPNQRLPHESRRWYPLQDAGLILGALRADLDPQRSWTLTLDQRMRRSAAAISHALGRDLECLQLRQELSQQNEQLRTLVHQLRNPLAALRTYAQLLLRRLEADSSHRPLVEGMLSEQRQLGQYIDVLDGLGQQRLPEQDPLGPTLLPPGPAEGEATMQTLLMPLLERAEATASLQGRPWRGPDLWPQWIDQPSQDGTIAEIVANLLENAFRYSPAGCSVGLCLLPNGLCVWDNGPPIPLEERDLIFERGARGSTGQDRAGTGLGLALARSLAEQQGRKLTLCVEPSTIAPDLPAQGNAFVLSWPAGARPDPTT; this is encoded by the coding sequence ATGCAGCTCACTGATCGATTCTTCGACTTCACCGATCAACAGCTGGCTGATCTCACTGCCAAGGAAGGCATTCAGCATCTGGGGCTGTACGTCAGTGCACCACCCAATCAGCAAGGCCCGCCCTTGCTGCTGATCCGGCAATGGTCGGCCAATGAACGGTCGCTTCCCCCGGCCGACGCAGACCCGAACCAGCGCCTGCCGCACGAGAGCCGGCGCTGGTATCCCCTGCAGGATGCCGGCTTGATCCTGGGGGCCCTGCGCGCGGACCTGGATCCGCAGCGGAGCTGGACGCTGACCCTGGACCAACGGATGCGGCGCAGTGCCGCCGCCATCAGCCACGCCCTGGGGCGTGACCTGGAATGCCTGCAACTTCGCCAGGAACTCAGCCAACAAAACGAGCAGCTGCGCACCCTCGTGCATCAGCTGCGCAATCCACTGGCTGCCCTGCGCACCTACGCCCAACTGCTGCTGCGGCGGCTCGAAGCCGACAGCTCCCACCGTCCACTCGTGGAGGGAATGCTCTCGGAACAACGCCAACTCGGCCAATACATCGACGTGCTCGATGGCCTCGGGCAACAACGTCTCCCCGAACAGGACCCCCTTGGCCCCACCCTGTTGCCCCCAGGGCCTGCCGAAGGTGAGGCCACCATGCAAACCCTGCTAATGCCTCTGCTGGAGCGGGCGGAAGCGACGGCAAGCCTGCAGGGCCGACCCTGGCGGGGACCAGACCTGTGGCCCCAGTGGATTGATCAACCGTCCCAGGACGGAACGATTGCGGAGATCGTCGCCAACCTCCTTGAGAACGCCTTCCGTTACAGCCCAGCGGGCTGCAGCGTGGGGCTGTGCCTGTTGCCCAATGGGCTCTGCGTCTGGGACAACGGGCCGCCGATCCCCCTGGAGGAGCGCGACCTGATTTTCGAGCGGGGAGCACGGGGGTCCACCGGACAGGACCGGGCGGGCACCGGCCTTGGGCTCGCCCTTGCACGCTCCCTGGCGGAGCAGCAGGGCCGCAAGCTCACGCTCTGCGTGGAGCCTTCCACAATCGCTCCAGATCTGCCCGCTCAGGGCAATGCATTCGTCCTCAGCTGGCCGGCAGGAGCAAGGCCAGACCCAACAACGTGA
- the cobS gene encoding adenosylcobinamide-GDP ribazoletransferase has translation MRADCIPRAIPRIVPPWLSDLAGAWIFYTVLPAWPWPQPSFQRIARFAPWMGLLIGALQGLLWIGLSRLSWPPAACALCVVALGIQLSGGLHHDGLIDTADGLGAPAERRLEAMEDSRVGASGVLALVMVLLLQVAALIQLGGQAPLGLCLAAFWARVAPLWAMARFDYLRADGTAAFHREHGRPLWDALPSLLVVVLLAGWVGAMPLLLGGVVAILVAQSLGRRLGGHTGDSYGAALVLTEMITLLGLALLLPAS, from the coding sequence GTGAGGGCCGACTGCATCCCTCGCGCCATTCCCAGGATCGTTCCGCCCTGGCTTTCCGATCTGGCGGGAGCCTGGATCTTCTACACGGTGCTGCCGGCATGGCCCTGGCCGCAGCCCTCGTTTCAGCGTATTGCCCGCTTCGCCCCCTGGATGGGGCTGCTGATCGGTGCGTTGCAGGGGCTGCTCTGGATTGGTCTGTCCAGGCTCTCCTGGCCTCCGGCGGCCTGTGCCCTTTGCGTGGTGGCTCTCGGCATCCAGCTCAGTGGTGGCTTGCACCACGACGGCCTGATCGACACGGCGGATGGCCTCGGGGCGCCAGCGGAGCGGCGGCTCGAGGCGATGGAGGACAGCCGGGTGGGCGCCAGTGGTGTGCTGGCTCTCGTGATGGTGCTGCTGCTACAGGTTGCGGCATTGATCCAGCTGGGGGGGCAGGCGCCGCTCGGGCTCTGCCTGGCGGCGTTCTGGGCCCGGGTGGCGCCGCTCTGGGCCATGGCACGTTTCGACTACCTCCGCGCTGATGGAACCGCAGCGTTTCATCGCGAGCACGGCAGGCCGCTCTGGGATGCCCTGCCCTCACTTCTGGTGGTGGTTCTATTGGCCGGTTGGGTGGGGGCCATGCCCCTTCTCCTGGGGGGCGTGGTGGCCATCCTGGTCGCCCAGAGCCTTGGGCGACGATTGGGGGGGCACACCGGTGACAGCTATGGAGCAGCTCTTGTGCTCACCGAGATGATCACGTTGTTGGGTCTGGCCTTGCTCCTGCCGGCCAGCTGA
- a CDS encoding DUF3155 domain-containing protein, which produces MSKKRKRISRRRLAGQRVLAHVPTHHLETGEYKPVTAARRYIAEAAMVPPALLNVRRNEHTTDRFFWGEKGLFSAQYAEENHFLFPSLRTIVDSIGEDKLFEGLELGADDWEEMEEYEYAFV; this is translated from the coding sequence ATGTCCAAGAAGCGCAAGCGTATTAGCCGTCGTCGCCTGGCAGGTCAGCGGGTCTTGGCCCATGTGCCAACCCATCACCTCGAAACCGGTGAGTACAAGCCCGTGACTGCCGCTCGTCGCTACATCGCTGAGGCGGCAATGGTGCCTCCGGCTCTGCTGAACGTGCGCCGCAACGAGCACACCACCGACCGTTTCTTCTGGGGTGAGAAGGGTCTGTTCAGCGCCCAATACGCCGAAGAGAATCACTTCCTCTTCCCCTCATTGCGCACGATTGTTGATTCCATCGGTGAAGACAAGCTGTTTGAGGGGCTCGAGCTTGGCGCTGATGATTGGGAGGAAATGGAGGAGTACGAATACGCCTTCGTTTGA
- a CDS encoding glycoside hydrolase family 15 protein, with protein sequence MVVTTTETLPQHHATTLQRLDQSIQRVVLDRQDPISGLLPASTAHTIHGNYGDAWVRDCVYSVQCVWGLALAHRRQQGQNSLRAWELEQRVVALMRGLMRSMMRQAEKVERFKQSLNPLDALHAKYDSCTGEPVVADDAWGHLQLDATSLFLLQLAQLTKGDCAVVQSRDEVDFLQNLVHYIARAYRTPDYGIWERGDKGNHGLPERNASSIGMAKAALEALDGLDLYGPHGDGSCILLIPQGAIVRLRRALQGLLPRESASKEADSACLSVIGYPAWAVEDAALVERTGRRIRRELGGAYGYKRFLRDGHQTAVEDVNRLHYEPEELAAFEGIESEWPLFLAFELVTACCERRWEEARRLHSQLKTLAVEQDGERLYPELYQVPASAVDQERLNPGSQERVANTNLPLIWTQSLVWLGEMLLDDLIRPEDIDPCGRREPQSLGADSVLVAMAAETDDVRQALLAAEVPIDPTSVISVQSSDELKQRLKAAGTNPRLELTGRPGHRVETEDTARVYRQDGTISVFTPSVLEDVSSYLADDPEELVETVVDELHLLQRHWRGMGYPLLVIPIRDAALLQHRDVILKLAQQLGSGVIESIPVRLGCLSELVDQAQEVQLPPLQQKPVPCSEPAKPLLRDATDLRDLTAAEEQELDDTPIEQLSQRLWNSALLHEQAEVLELLQRRLGPQGIQRSPEGHPVALRTLLEEVYQRGLRCEDWNVVRRCAGAMGMVHPQLEDALTDLLVRQKQVVVGRNYTGDSRLRQPMDSAAIAERIETTSGIDSRERMLEQELLLALDSVARREPALLKGSLTLQLGQLMLLLTSELAVEKTLSQDEAFEALCSEAPHAIRKRLRAVLADVDHARAALQRGEQLHVSGRVQWSVPDPLEETPGGGDWLQHRIRLGSFQKVPRDFYAGIWSLLQHCRGLVIGDKLERRNRLNSSLVLEKTPGERNFAAQVDHLLSRIKAPEYRQLCSECLLSLMAFVEANPEVRFEDDLALDVVIGHAVRVGWQQSHPSLRPENYPQYKAQAWGQFYRSSPGDCRRWQVTALRELAEQQGLV encoded by the coding sequence ATGGTTGTGACGACGACGGAAACCCTTCCGCAGCACCACGCCACCACCCTTCAGCGTCTGGATCAATCCATCCAACGGGTGGTTCTCGATCGGCAGGACCCGATCAGCGGCCTACTCCCCGCCAGCACCGCTCACACCATCCATGGCAACTACGGCGATGCCTGGGTGCGGGACTGCGTCTATTCGGTGCAGTGCGTTTGGGGACTGGCCCTGGCCCACCGCCGTCAGCAGGGGCAGAACAGCCTGCGCGCCTGGGAGCTGGAGCAGCGGGTAGTGGCCCTCATGCGCGGCCTGATGCGCTCGATGATGCGACAGGCCGAGAAGGTGGAGCGCTTCAAGCAGAGCCTCAACCCCCTCGACGCCCTTCACGCCAAATACGACAGTTGCACCGGCGAGCCGGTGGTTGCTGACGACGCCTGGGGGCATCTCCAACTCGATGCCACCTCCCTATTTCTGCTGCAGCTGGCGCAGTTGACCAAGGGCGACTGCGCGGTGGTGCAAAGCCGTGATGAAGTGGATTTCCTCCAAAACCTGGTGCACTACATCGCCAGGGCCTACCGGACTCCCGACTACGGGATCTGGGAACGGGGCGACAAAGGCAACCATGGTTTACCGGAGCGCAATGCCAGCTCCATCGGCATGGCCAAAGCCGCCCTGGAGGCCCTGGACGGGCTTGACCTCTACGGCCCCCATGGCGACGGCAGCTGCATCTTGCTGATTCCCCAAGGGGCCATCGTGCGCCTCCGTCGCGCCCTGCAAGGGCTCCTGCCGCGGGAATCCGCCAGCAAAGAAGCAGACAGTGCCTGCCTCTCAGTGATTGGTTACCCCGCCTGGGCCGTGGAAGATGCCGCCCTGGTGGAGCGCACCGGCCGGCGGATTCGACGGGAACTCGGCGGGGCCTATGGCTACAAACGCTTCCTCCGGGATGGTCACCAGACGGCGGTGGAAGACGTCAACCGCCTGCACTACGAACCAGAGGAGCTCGCCGCCTTTGAAGGAATCGAGTCGGAGTGGCCGTTATTTCTGGCCTTCGAACTGGTGACCGCATGCTGCGAAAGACGCTGGGAGGAGGCCCGGCGGCTGCACAGCCAGCTCAAGACCCTGGCCGTTGAACAGGACGGGGAACGTCTCTACCCCGAGCTTTATCAAGTGCCGGCCAGTGCCGTCGATCAGGAACGGCTCAATCCAGGCAGCCAAGAGCGGGTGGCCAACACCAACCTGCCGCTGATCTGGACCCAAAGCCTGGTGTGGCTCGGGGAAATGCTGCTGGACGATCTGATCCGCCCGGAGGACATTGACCCCTGTGGACGCAGGGAGCCGCAGTCGCTCGGTGCCGACTCTGTTCTTGTGGCGATGGCTGCGGAGACGGATGACGTGCGCCAGGCGCTGCTGGCTGCAGAGGTGCCGATCGATCCAACCTCAGTGATTTCGGTGCAGTCGTCCGACGAGCTGAAGCAACGGTTGAAAGCCGCCGGCACCAATCCGCGGCTTGAACTCACCGGGCGCCCCGGGCACCGGGTGGAAACCGAGGACACGGCTCGGGTCTACCGCCAGGACGGCACCATCAGTGTGTTCACCCCATCGGTGCTGGAAGACGTCAGCAGCTATCTGGCCGATGACCCGGAGGAGCTGGTGGAAACCGTTGTGGACGAGCTGCATCTGCTGCAACGGCACTGGCGCGGCATGGGATATCCCCTTCTGGTGATCCCCATTCGCGACGCAGCCCTCCTGCAGCACCGCGACGTCATCCTCAAACTGGCCCAGCAACTCGGCAGCGGCGTCATTGAAAGCATCCCCGTCCGCTTGGGCTGCCTCAGTGAACTGGTGGATCAGGCGCAGGAGGTGCAGCTGCCGCCGCTCCAACAGAAACCGGTTCCATGCTCCGAACCAGCCAAGCCGCTTCTGCGCGATGCCACCGATCTACGGGATCTGACCGCCGCAGAGGAGCAGGAGCTGGATGACACACCGATCGAACAATTGAGCCAGCGCCTCTGGAACAGTGCGCTGCTGCATGAACAGGCGGAAGTGCTCGAGTTGCTGCAACGGCGTCTTGGCCCCCAGGGGATTCAACGCAGCCCCGAGGGCCATCCGGTGGCCCTGCGCACCCTGCTTGAGGAGGTCTATCAACGAGGCTTGCGTTGTGAAGACTGGAATGTGGTGCGGCGCTGTGCTGGCGCCATGGGAATGGTGCATCCCCAACTTGAAGATGCCCTCACCGATCTTCTCGTGCGTCAGAAACAGGTGGTGGTGGGGCGCAACTACACCGGCGACTCCCGGCTGCGTCAGCCGATGGACAGTGCCGCCATCGCCGAGCGGATTGAAACCACCAGCGGAATCGACAGCCGTGAACGCATGCTCGAACAGGAACTCCTGCTCGCCCTCGACAGCGTGGCGCGGCGGGAGCCAGCGCTGCTGAAAGGGAGCCTCACCCTGCAGCTGGGGCAGCTGATGCTGCTGCTGACATCAGAGCTGGCCGTAGAGAAAACGCTCAGTCAGGACGAAGCCTTTGAAGCCCTCTGCAGCGAAGCACCCCATGCGATTCGCAAGCGCTTGCGCGCCGTGCTCGCCGATGTGGACCATGCCAGAGCAGCACTGCAACGCGGCGAACAGCTGCACGTGAGCGGCCGGGTGCAGTGGTCGGTACCTGACCCGTTGGAGGAAACACCGGGGGGTGGGGATTGGCTTCAACACCGCATCCGCCTGGGTTCCTTCCAGAAAGTTCCCCGCGATTTCTATGCCGGGATCTGGTCGCTGCTGCAGCACTGCCGCGGCCTGGTGATTGGCGACAAGCTGGAGCGGCGCAATCGCCTTAACAGCAGCCTCGTCCTCGAGAAGACGCCAGGGGAGCGCAACTTTGCCGCCCAGGTCGACCATTTGCTCAGTCGGATCAAGGCACCGGAATACCGACAACTCTGCAGCGAATGCCTGCTTTCGCTGATGGCCTTCGTCGAAGCCAATCCAGAGGTGCGCTTCGAGGATGACCTGGCCCTCGACGTGGTGATCGGTCATGCCGTGAGGGTCGGCTGGCAGCAGAGCCATCCCTCTCTTCGTCCAGAGAACTACCCGCAATACAAGGCCCAGGCCTGGGGGCAGTTTTATCGGTCCTCACCCGGTGACTGCCGCCGCTGGCAGGTCACGGCGTTGCGGGAACTGGCCGAACAGCAGGGGCTGGTGTAA
- a CDS encoding hemolysin family protein, with product MRLLLLAVLLVLPAFFAAAEVALLRLRPSRVEVLVEDQQAGARSIQRLQRRLRRALLVSQLGATLALVALGWAGRGLGGRLWSDGSVGVAWRDTALFLSIVLLATLVAGLLPKAWVLNRPESSALRLAPLLEVVMRCLAPLLNLLEALAGLLMRLLGLAPQWDVLVPALSAGELETLVESGRVTGLFPDEKNILEGVFALRDTQVREVMVPRSGMVTLPATVRFAEMMEAVHHTRHARFPVIGQSLDDVRGVLDLRQMAEPIARGELQADSLLEPYLQPAVPVLETCTLAELLPMIRSGQPLLLVVDEHGGTEGLVTAADLTGEIVGDDDPGETDEPDLLEDKDYPGAWLVAGDLEIFELNRQLNLDLPEADDHHTLAGFLLERLQHIPSAGEGLHFNGLQFEITAMAGPRIERVRLVLPSSEEESD from the coding sequence ATGCGGCTTCTTCTGCTGGCTGTTCTGCTCGTTCTGCCGGCCTTCTTCGCGGCTGCAGAGGTGGCCCTGCTGCGGCTTCGCCCCAGCCGCGTTGAAGTGCTGGTGGAGGATCAGCAGGCCGGGGCCCGTTCCATCCAGCGTCTCCAGCGACGCTTGCGGCGCGCTTTGCTGGTGTCCCAATTGGGTGCAACCCTCGCTCTGGTGGCTCTTGGTTGGGCCGGCCGTGGTCTGGGGGGGCGGCTCTGGTCGGACGGGTCTGTGGGTGTCGCTTGGCGCGATACAGCCTTGTTCCTCAGCATCGTTCTGCTGGCCACGCTGGTGGCTGGTTTGCTGCCCAAGGCCTGGGTGTTGAACCGTCCGGAATCCTCGGCGCTACGCCTGGCGCCGCTGCTGGAGGTGGTGATGCGCTGCTTGGCTCCCCTGCTCAACCTGCTTGAGGCGCTGGCGGGCCTGCTGATGCGCCTGCTCGGCCTGGCTCCCCAATGGGATGTGCTGGTGCCAGCCCTGTCAGCTGGTGAGCTGGAAACCCTTGTGGAATCCGGGCGGGTGACGGGTCTGTTCCCCGATGAGAAGAACATCCTGGAAGGGGTTTTCGCCCTGAGGGACACCCAGGTGCGGGAGGTGATGGTGCCGCGCTCGGGGATGGTCACCCTGCCGGCCACGGTCCGTTTCGCGGAAATGATGGAGGCGGTGCATCACACCCGTCACGCCCGCTTCCCAGTGATCGGCCAGTCGCTGGATGACGTGCGTGGCGTGCTGGATCTGCGTCAGATGGCCGAACCGATCGCACGGGGTGAGCTCCAGGCCGATTCGCTGCTCGAGCCCTATCTCCAGCCTGCGGTGCCTGTCCTGGAGACCTGCACGTTGGCGGAGCTGCTGCCAATGATCCGCAGTGGTCAGCCGCTGCTGCTGGTGGTGGATGAGCACGGCGGCACCGAGGGTCTGGTGACTGCAGCTGATCTCACCGGAGAAATCGTTGGTGATGATGATCCCGGCGAGACCGATGAGCCGGATCTGCTCGAAGACAAGGACTACCCCGGTGCCTGGCTGGTAGCCGGAGATCTGGAGATCTTCGAGCTCAACCGACAGCTCAATCTTGATCTGCCTGAGGCCGATGACCATCACACCCTGGCGGGCTTCCTGCTGGAACGGCTCCAGCACATTCCATCCGCGGGGGAAGGGCTGCATTTCAATGGCCTTCAGTTCGAGATCACAGCCATGGCAGGCCCGCGGATCGAGCGGGTCCGGCTTGTTCTCCCCAGCTCAGAGGAAGAATCCGACTGA
- a CDS encoding WecB/TagA/CpsF family glycosyltransferase — MDSVSTAPDDRRRCQVLGVPVDACCDVCAAALGLHARGGGRIVTLNAEMTMSARADAALGQAIATADLVIPDGAGVVWALGRQQIRVVKTAGIELAWTLLEYAAAHQWRVALVGASPEVMATLRAELPQRIRGLDLALAVDGYQAPEAWPGVEAQLRALNPDLVLVALGVPRQETWSERMAAGQHGLWMGVGGSFDVWAGTKKRAPGWMCRMQLEWLYRLIQEPSRWRRMLSLPAFAWKVIRLG, encoded by the coding sequence ATGGACTCTGTCAGCACCGCCCCCGATGACCGTCGCCGCTGCCAGGTGCTCGGCGTGCCAGTGGATGCCTGCTGTGATGTCTGTGCTGCTGCACTCGGTCTGCATGCCCGGGGCGGCGGACGCATCGTCACTCTCAACGCTGAGATGACGATGTCGGCCCGGGCCGATGCAGCCTTGGGGCAGGCGATCGCAACGGCTGATCTGGTGATCCCTGATGGTGCGGGAGTGGTCTGGGCCTTGGGGCGTCAGCAGATCCGGGTTGTCAAAACAGCGGGCATCGAACTGGCCTGGACCTTGCTCGAGTACGCCGCCGCCCACCAATGGCGTGTGGCGTTGGTGGGTGCATCACCTGAGGTAATGGCAACGCTGCGTGCGGAGTTGCCGCAACGCATCCGTGGTCTGGACCTTGCTCTCGCGGTGGATGGTTATCAAGCTCCCGAGGCCTGGCCGGGCGTTGAAGCTCAGCTCAGGGCGTTGAACCCTGATCTCGTTCTGGTGGCCCTGGGGGTGCCGCGCCAAGAAACATGGTCCGAACGCATGGCGGCCGGTCAGCATGGATTGTGGATGGGTGTCGGCGGCAGTTTTGACGTTTGGGCCGGCACCAAAAAACGTGCCCCCGGTTGGATGTGCCGGATGCAGCTTGAGTGGCTGTATCGGCTCATTCAGGAGCCTTCACGCTGGCGACGCATGCTGTCGCTGCCAGCGTTTGCTTGGAAGGTGATCCGGTTGGGCTGA
- a CDS encoding photosystem II reaction center protein K: MAAFTLDLLAQLPEAYQAFSPLIDILPLIPVFFLLLAFVWQASVGFR; the protein is encoded by the coding sequence ATGGCCGCCTTCACCCTCGACCTGCTGGCACAGCTGCCCGAGGCCTATCAGGCCTTCTCTCCGCTGATCGACATTCTCCCGTTGATCCCAGTCTTCTTCCTGCTCCTGGCCTTCGTTTGGCAGGCCTCTGTGGGCTTCCGCTGA
- a CDS encoding Gfo/Idh/MocA family protein, with the protein MSPDPMVPVKVGVIGIGNMGWHHARVLSLLRDADLVGVADPDAERGKLATEQFGCRWFADYNAMLSEVEAVCIAVPTLLHHPVGLACLRAGVHVLIEKPIAASQDEATALIEAASAAGCLLQVGHIERFNPAFRELTKVVANEEVVVLEARRHSPHSDRANDVSVVLDLMIHDIDLVLELAKAPVVRLAAAGGRSAEGPIDYVNATLGFENGVVASLTASKMSHRKIRSLSAHCRSSLVETDFLNHTLHIHRRAHEWYSADHGELLYRNDGFIEEVSTTSIEPLYAELEHFLQCVRGRETPAVDGLQASRALKLADLIEQAVEHPDTGAPLCAPI; encoded by the coding sequence ATGTCTCCCGACCCCATGGTCCCAGTCAAGGTCGGGGTGATCGGCATCGGCAACATGGGTTGGCATCACGCTCGGGTGCTCAGTCTTCTGCGAGATGCCGATCTGGTTGGAGTCGCGGATCCGGATGCTGAGCGCGGCAAGCTCGCTACCGAGCAATTCGGCTGCCGCTGGTTCGCCGACTACAACGCCATGCTTTCGGAGGTGGAGGCCGTCTGCATCGCGGTTCCGACGCTGCTGCACCATCCCGTCGGTCTGGCCTGCCTGCGTGCGGGCGTGCACGTTCTGATCGAAAAGCCGATTGCGGCCAGTCAGGACGAGGCAACTGCACTGATCGAGGCCGCTTCAGCGGCTGGGTGTCTGCTGCAGGTGGGCCACATCGAGCGGTTCAACCCTGCCTTCCGTGAGCTCACCAAGGTGGTGGCCAACGAGGAGGTGGTGGTTCTTGAGGCGCGTCGCCACAGCCCCCACTCCGATCGGGCTAATGATGTTTCTGTGGTGCTGGATCTGATGATCCATGACATCGACCTCGTGCTGGAGCTGGCAAAGGCACCGGTGGTGCGGCTTGCCGCTGCCGGTGGTCGCAGTGCCGAAGGCCCGATCGATTACGTCAACGCCACGTTGGGTTTCGAGAACGGTGTTGTGGCCAGCCTCACGGCCAGCAAGATGAGCCACCGAAAAATCCGCAGCCTCAGTGCGCACTGCCGTTCGAGCCTGGTGGAGACGGACTTCCTCAACCACACACTGCACATCCACCGCCGGGCCCACGAGTGGTATTCCGCTGATCACGGCGAGCTGCTGTATCGGAATGATGGCTTCATCGAGGAGGTGAGCACCACCTCGATCGAACCGCTCTATGCCGAGCTCGAGCACTTTCTGCAGTGCGTTCGCGGCCGGGAGACCCCTGCGGTGGATGGTCTTCAGGCCTCGCGGGCTCTCAAGCTGGCAGACCTGATCGAACAGGCCGTTGAACACCCGGATACGGGAGCGCCCCTGTGCGCACCGATCTGA
- a CDS encoding alpha/beta hydrolase yields the protein MDGQLVLLHGWGANKEDLKPLGDGLARGCSKTLDVVCLEAPELHPDQPGGRQWYGLFPAQWDAVPAAVERLKAQLQSLSRSGPGLERTVVFGFSQGGAMALEGGCALPIAGVISCSGYPHPNWAPPQQHPPVLLMHGSDDPVVPFQAMQSIAAQLQPDQCQTLPFKNGHTIPDETVQPILMFIERVLENA from the coding sequence ATGGATGGCCAGCTGGTGCTGCTCCACGGCTGGGGAGCCAACAAAGAGGATCTCAAGCCCCTGGGTGATGGCCTGGCGCGCGGGTGCTCCAAAACCCTTGATGTGGTGTGTCTAGAGGCTCCTGAGCTCCATCCCGACCAACCGGGAGGACGCCAGTGGTATGGCCTGTTCCCAGCCCAGTGGGATGCCGTGCCCGCGGCCGTTGAGCGCCTCAAGGCCCAACTTCAGAGCCTGAGCAGATCAGGCCCTGGGCTTGAACGAACCGTGGTGTTCGGCTTTTCCCAGGGGGGAGCCATGGCTCTGGAGGGCGGCTGCGCCCTCCCCATCGCAGGAGTGATCAGCTGCAGCGGCTATCCACACCCCAACTGGGCTCCGCCCCAGCAACACCCCCCTGTGTTGCTGATGCATGGTTCAGACGATCCCGTGGTGCCGTTCCAGGCCATGCAATCGATCGCTGCTCAGTTGCAGCCCGATCAATGTCAGACGCTCCCATTCAAAAACGGCCACACCATCCCTGATGAGACGGTGCAGCCGATCCTGATGTTTATCGAGCGTGTTCTGGAGAACGCCTGA